The sequence below is a genomic window from Sceloporus undulatus isolate JIND9_A2432 ecotype Alabama chromosome 5, SceUnd_v1.1, whole genome shotgun sequence.
GGCTTTTGGGGAGAGGGAGTGGCGCAGTCAATAGGGATTTcccaaaggaagaaagggggcGATCGTTTAAGGAGACTGTAATTAGGAGGAGGATTATCTCCCTTGACACCTAAAATAACTCTTCCAGAACTAAGATATTGATCGATATGCATTGGTCAACACAAGTAAGGCTTGGATGTcgggttaaaaataataataagccatTAATTAGATTGGAGGGCAGATTTATCTCCCTTGACACCTAAAATAATCCCTCCAGAGCTAAGATATTGGTCGATAAGCATTGCTCAATATAAATAAGGCTAGGATGTCAGggagcagtaataataataataatgatgatgatgataatataccATTAATGAGATCAATTGGAGGGCAGATTTATCTCCCTTGACACCTAAAGTAATTCCTGAAGACCTAAGGTATCCATCTACCTGCGTTTGTGAACACAAGTAGTAAGGctagtaataatagtaattaataataataataataaaagaccaTTAATTAGAGGATAGATTTATCTCCCTTGACACCTAAAATAATCCCCCGAGAGCTAAAGCATTTGATAGATCTACGTTTGTGAACACAAATAAAGCTAGGATGTCAGGGACTAGGAAGAATGATGATAGGCCATTAATGACACTAATTAGAAGACAAATTTATTTCCCATGACACCTAAAATAATCCCTGGAGAACTAAAGCATTGATCTATGCTTGTGAACATCAGTAAGGCTAGGATGTCATAACAGGAGACCAGATTTTTCCCAGTAAAAATGAAGGGCCATTTTGGGTGGTATTCATAAGTGTATTAATTTTTAGGTGATATTCATAGTCTCCATAAATAGGCACAAAGCACACATACATTCAGCTCCTCGACACAAGAAATCTCTTGGGGAAGAAACCCAGTttgatctgttttatttttagtacGTTTTGGCTCAGAAGCCTTTTTTGAGCTATTTAGGGAAGAGTGGAGTTTAAGCTCCCTGTCACCTTGAAGCAGACATATTTGTGTATAGCCATATTTCCCTCCCAATCCCTGAATTGTCTATGCAAACCATTTGGAATCTCTTAATGATGGGTCTTTTGCTCATCCTGGGGGTGGTTTTAAGATTCTGGAATCCGACAATCTACTTAAAATGCCTGAAATAGGCAGTATAATACCAAAGGCTAATGGGACTGGCCTAAGTAAAAAACGTGGCAGGAGACAAAATGGCGGCCTGCTTGAAGGGTGGGGACGCGTTCAGCAGCCAGATCATGAAATGGCTGCAGCTGTTGGGAGGGAGCGACTGCCTGAGCCAGAGAAAGGGAGTGCTGCTGGGTGGAGCAGGAGCCCAGCCGGGTCTGACCATGTATGGCTATGCAAGGAAACCAAGACTGAATGAAGGCTGGCGGAAGCGAGAATATTTGACAAACCCTAGTTGGCGCTGTTGTATAGGGGAGCATGCTGGCATCCATAAGAATGAGCCACTGAAGCACGTTCCAGATGGTAGCTCAAAAAAGTAAAAGCTGCAATAGCAccacagtcatccctccatatccacgaatttttttattcacagattcacgcatccacagcttgaaatactttaaatatatataaatttataaactacataaattccaaaaagcaaaccttgacttttgcCATGATGCATATcagacacaattttattatgtcattgtatttaatgggacttgagcacccacagagtCTGGGATCCACAgagggtactggaaccaaaccccagcagataccaaaggcccactcaGTGCTTTATCCTATAGTAGGAGTTGCCTAAGTTCAAATTCTGGTGAATTATTATCTTAGTACTAAAaaccattttctctgttttccagGTTTTTCAAGGCATTGCACAGCAGCTTTGCTGTTTTTGACAAAAACACCACCTATTTGTCTACACTCTTCGACGACAAAGTATTAAAACTTGGCCAGAATGAGCTTCTCAAACACAGAGATGTTGTTGGGGGATTTTCTCTCCCCCTTCAACCAGCCGTGTTTGGTGGCTGAAGAAAGTCTGGGACTCTTAGATGACTACCTGGAGGTGGCCAAGAACCTCAGTTCGCATGGGTTCTCCAGCGACAAGGCTAAAGTGGGCTCCTCCAATTGGCTGGCTGTGGATAGTTTGAATAATGGTGCAGATAACAGCCAGGGTAAGACCAGGGACACAAAAAAAGTGTTCTGGAAATGTTGAGGGTGGCTTTGGTTTCTAGTTTGTTGAATATAAACAAGTAGCATCCTTAGTCATGAGAATATTTTGTAAAATGTGCTAGAATAATTGCTGGAAACATAGGCTATGTATTTCTTTGTTGAGTATATAGAACGGGAGGGAGTAAAGGCACAAGAATAACTTTACTTGCTTTTTTGGATAACACttagttttctgaataaaatttttctttcatttgacaGAGGATGCCTTCTCTGGCATGGATTGGATGGTGGAAAAGATGGATCTGAAGGAGTTTGACTTTGACGCGCTGTTAGGTATTGATGATCTGGAATCCACCATCTCACCAGATGAGCTCACGGCCACGTTGGAAGACACGTGTGATCTACTTGACCCTCCCATTCAAGAAATTCCCATTGAAGAAACTCTACTGATACCAGAGCAAATTATCCATTCTCCCATATCTCCCACTGGAGCAGATGAAATGGCCCCATTGACCTCCTTGTTTGCATTTCCCCTCTCCCCAGAGTCACTTATCACAACAGCAGACCATTCTTTCAGCTTAGAACTAGGTGATGAAGTAGATGTTcttgaaggagaaaggaaagctgAAGCCCATATCCTAGTGGTAGTGATTCCCAAGTGTGAGGGGGAAGATGAAGTACATTCTGATAATGATAGTGGAATATGCATGAGCCCGGAGTCTTACTTGGGGTCACCCCAACAGAGTCCTACCACCTCTGTTAGTTCTGTGAGTGATGTCCAGTCTGTTAAGCCCCTGCTTGTTTCTGTGCATCCCAAGCCATATGATTCCCCTGCAGAAAAGGTAGCATCATTTAAAATAAAGTCTGAAAAGAGAATAGACAAGAAACTGAAGAAGATGGAGCAAAATAAGACGGCAGCTACCCGGTATCGGCAGAAGAAAAGGGCAGAGCAAGAGGCCTTATCAGGAGAGTGTAGAGAACTAGAGCAGAAAAATGAGGCCCTGAGAGAGAAGGCAGATTCATTGAGCAAAGAAATCCAGTATTTAAAAGATCTAATTGAAGAGGTCCGTAAAGCCAAGAGTAAAAAAGTTAAAGTTCCAGAATAGGGTAGTCAAGAGTAGATGTTACATGCATGTATATAAAAGCTTAGTGCAAACTGCTGTGTATTGTtgctaaataaattattttctagTATATAATTCTGTATGTACAGTGGAGTCTTTGAACTGTTCTGTGTGATTTCTTGAATTTAatgaaatggtaaaaaaaattaaagtgaaaaGGACAGCTGCTTTGAGAAGTTACAATCAGGCAGTTTCCTTGTACAGGAGCTAGATTGAAACAACATAAAGTGAGGAGGACACTTTTCCATCCATGCTATGCTTTCCTCGGTGGTGGGACCTTGTTAGTAAAAGGGCTATTTTTTGTTTAAGAAAGCGGGAAGACATCTTCAGGATGCATTAACTTCATGTTACAGGAGCAGCTGGATTGGTGCCTATTGGGATGTGTAAAATAGTTGCAAGAAGTTGTCTTTCAAAGTATGCTGCCTTATTCTATGCATCATTTGAGTGTATAGGGGAAATGAGCATTGGGTTGTATATGACGATGTGCTGCAGGGTGCAGCTGCTAGTTAAAACGATTTTGATTTCTACTTTGTGCAACTtaattctgatttcttcacttTGCCTCTTTTAGGCTacatatttactgtatttataccctgctcttcagccagaaaggctcttgAGTGGCTTACTAATAGTTAAGACATTTCcctcccctcaggcttacaaaagacatgacaaaaggagaaaggaatggcagcaGCTTTCTCAGAGGCTTGcatcatggcagatggactggggggggggtggttctccttattttaggccaggcctgattaAACTGGCTGGCCTTTGTCCTTCCAGGCCAGATGCATATTGAATGGTCAATTCAGACACTGCCATATTAATCTAGATCAGTACAACTTAGCACcttggtagcataaactttcaggCTTATAAagctatttcctcagatgcaactaCCATTTCCTCTTACGTATTAACTACTGCCATATACAGCTTATGCAGCTGTTGAGAATTTGAGTAGTGGTTGACAGTTCTGAAAAATATAGGGCAGGTGGGAAAGATGCAGCCAGCTGCTTTAACCAGCATAGCCTAAAATGCAGGGGTACTTTTCACCCCTGCTCCAGgataaatgtcccagtttttaatGTGCCTATTCCATGGATTCATTTCTAAAAGCAGTGGCAGCAAGTTGTCAAATGTAgacagacaaatcttatctccaCACTGCCCCTTTGGTTGTGCAATGTGTTAGTATTGTGAGATTATGTTGAATCAAGCTCATGGAGCAGTTTGACAGCATTCTAGGGGGAGAAAGATTGTCAATGGGGTATCTTCTCTCACCCCACTAATTGCAACTTCATTGGCTGATTAAGGTTAGTTTAAGTAAAATAGTTTTTACACCAGAAGTGTTTGTCATGCCAGAATGAGGAGCTTTCATTTCACTGGCAGATGTGAATGATTATTTCACTGCTCTATTTTCAAGGTGACCAGTTGACTAGCATGGTGATTAGTACATGCTAACTACTCCAAAGCCTCTAAAAAGACAAGACCCTGCAAGAGAGCCAGTTTTGTATGAGTGATGTGCTAGCACTTGGAGAGGAGGGTTCAAATTCcctctcagccaaggaaacccagtgtGTGATCATGAAGAAGTAAACCACTTGTGGTCAATGGTAATGCTATCGCTGATTGGACTGcaatgggtcaccataaatcggaataacttgaaggcacacatgagACCGCCAAATTAGGATTATCAGTCACTTACAAGTGCAGGTTAATAAGATCCAGGCCTGAAGGGTTTCATTATGTATACTTGCACCTATATGGGCTTTTTACATTCAGTCTTAAAAACTACCAAGGAAGATTGAATCTGATATGCATGTCAACATAGTTGAGGTAGATTAGCCTTTGTTATGCATTTTCCCAGCTGCTGATTGAGTTCCTATGGTTGATCCCCTTTTAAAAGTTAGGGACAAGAATATGGATCCTACAAGGGTGTGACAACAGTTGGGACAAACCAATCTCTTATTTTCCTGAAGAGCAGCTTTAAGAACACTGCTCATTTAACTTCCATTTCTTCTACAGTTCAGGATgttaaaacagaacagaaataaatCACTAAATGCAGGTTTACAGAACCAAAAGGATTAATACACAAAGGATAAATTTCTGTTTCTGCCACCTTTTGGCCAAATTATTTATTGCAGTATTCAGTGGGTTTAGCTTTGCAGCACCTAAGAGAAATATGCATTCAGAGAGATGAGACAGAATGTTTTTGGCTATGGTGTTCATTACAAGCACTATTTTCCATAATTATATAAATGTACTGTCTAGACTTGTGTCCTGAGAAGTATCTTGGCTCTTTTTATAAGACATGCTACCGTTCACATGACCACTTTACTGCTTACAAAAGAgccaaaagataaaaacattcatATTCTAATAAATTTCACTAGGGGAAGGGGAGCAACTGAGCAGTGATAGGGAGACCCCAGTACAAAATGGCACTGCTCAGTGGAGCAAGTCTACAAAGGTATTAATACTCTGTTCAATTAAatatgtttaaagacctacaaagaatGAGTGTCCCTACTATACCGAGTTATGATATCAGAGCAGTCCCTTGAGTcctactgtgggagaaaggcaggatataaatcttggaaaataaataaaatagtgtaTGTGGGGCTccactcctcttctttttttggaaaCACGGTCCTTGTCTCCTTCCCACGACTATGCTCTCCAACACTGCGATGCCTGCACCTGCTTACCTTGTTGCAGCGTCAGGTACACCTGAATGGTAAATTATTTCCCAGTACTTTtaaaatggacattttaaaaaaaagactaacCTTTCTTTAATCTCAAAAGTGATTGCAGAATTAGTTCACGAGAGCCTTCTCATTTACTAATACAGGTATTAATTGAGCCTGATTTACAACATATGACAGAATTCAAGGTACATGACTGTATGACAGTCTATAGGAACTATAAATACATCAGCCTCTTTGGAGAGTGTAGAAGTATAACAAAAAACAGATTATGGAGTTATGCCAGTAGTACTCttatgaaataattaaaattcccacttttttttttggctagtGGCATAGTACTTATTACATATAAAAGATGGCTGAGGCAGATACTTGGTTACAAATTAAACCTAGATGTCCATATTCTTTTTCAGTGATGTGTTTGTCTACTGGAGCAAATCGGATTGCTGTGTTTATGCCTTAGAAGACTATCACCCTCTCCCAAATTGTGCAATTAGTTTCTCTCTCTGGTGTGTACAGAAGGCTGTAGTTAAAGTCACTGTAGAAGATGGTGGAAGGGATGATTCAATCTAGTTGTTCTCACACACACCAGCAAAAATACATGTGGCAAGGCCAAATGCCTGTAGGGAATAGTCAGCATCCTGGTGATAGAGATCTGGATTCTTTGCCTTACAGATCAGACTGTGACATCCCATATCAGATGAGTGAACTTATTAGATGTAAGGGTTCTGCACCCTCCCAGAGTAAACGTGACTCCTAAAGAAAGGATGCGTTCTCACTTACATTTACTCATAAATAATGAGAAACACTCTCTTTAGTCAGACTGCTCCAGCTCCCCCAAAATATTCCCTCTCAAATTGTTGGAAGTCTTCCTCAGTGAACACGGTGCCTTCAGgctttttctttgcttcttccCGGGGGCGGTCTCTAGCTTTCCTCCCTCTGTTTTGGGCTAAAACCTTCAAATCCAATTGCAAAGAaattaataaacacacacacacatttaacatTTATTAATAGCACAACCAGTTATGGTCTTTAAGCCCAAAgatttgaacacagtttgcagacagaaacagtgaaaaacaaaagcccgcagaggaggttttgcataccatatatactcgtctataagtcaaaaaatttatgccAAAAACCTAACCCCAGAATCCTGGGTCggcttatataagggtcaatacggTAATAGTGCTGAGAACGAAGTTTTGCCAAACACACCATTCCGCAGCTGCTGCTCAGCCAAGAAGAGTTTGTGAGTGTTAACTTCCTCCTCTCCCAGTGAAGAGGGAAAGAGCCCTGATTGCTTTTTGCAAGGAGAGAGTGCATCTGTATGTCTTCCTCTTTAACTCCTTTCCGAGGGAGCAGGGAAAGAGccccattgctttttgcaaggagTGTGTGTGCGCACAGCACCCTATTTCCCGTGGAGCAGGGAAAGAGTCCCGattgctttttcctcctcctccctggaaaatgagagaaagagggagacacATCCGCCTTGCAAAAAGGAATCAGGgttctttccctgctccctggTAAAGAGGAAGGCATATCTCTCTCTCCTTGCAAAAAGCATTCAGAGTTCTTTCCCTGCTCCGCAGGAAAAAGGaagacatacacacatgcacatgcctcACAAAAAGCAATTGGGGCTATTTCCCTGCTCCctaggaaaggagggaaagagcccTGATTGCCTTTTTCCCCCAAggagagtgtgtgtatgtttctcaGGGAGGAGAGAAACTGCCCTGATAGCATTTTGCATGCATGTGGGGGCCTTtatcatttacatcctttgttacatgccccaaagttgtaccctcgacttatccacgggtcatatcaaaatccaaaattctgtaccctaaacctgccctcgacttatacatgggggtgacttgtacatgagtatatacggtagtcatCTGAATTCAGCCCAGGAAGGCAAAACTTTTGCATATGTTTAAATACTTTGATATGAAAATTGGTATTGATTGTTAGAGATCTGAAACATTTTGGCTAAAATGTCAGATGAAAGGTAGCAGGAACTCAGTCATGTGGAAATGTAATGAACTATACTGTTAAGTCCCCTCTCAACATTGGGATGTGTGCCCTAACCTGTCAATTGAGGCTTTTAATTCAACTGATATCTTGTGAATAAAGACACACAACATTGCTTGTTTTTCTATCATGTCAACAGTGCTCTTATAAAGCTACATTTTTCTCCACTGGTTATGAATGAAAAAAAGTAGGCAACTTACCTTTTGAGTAACAGTGTTGTCTGTAACGAACTGACTGCTCATCATGTACTGCAAGTTTTCCTGAAAATGGTCAACAGCTTGACATTTCCTGTATTCCTCTGGAAAAAATGAGAAACAATTGTACATTTGTTCAATGTTATAAGCATAGGACATAGGCTATACATCTAGAAGTAGCAAGGTGACCTTACTAGTTGTTGGAGTAAGGATAAGTGTTTATGGAGGCAGAACACAAAACACTTTTCAGCAAAATACCATTTCTTATGTCTGAAATACAATTGTCACCGGATTTTCTGCATTTAATCCCTCTTGACCTCATGGCCTTCAATACACTGGCTCATATATACTGTACCTGTAAATCTGAGTAACATTCCATGCAAAAGAGCAGACAGGCTTGTGCTGCAAGATATTATGCTGTAATATATTAATTAGTCTTTAAGGTGTGAAAGGACACTGTTGTTTACTCCAACAGACAAAAACAAGTACCCATTTGGAATCTGGAAAAAGTCACAAAGATTAACAACATAGCAAGATACTTCAAAGTGATTCAGTTGCTGGTTCTCTCACTTAGTAATTTTAAatgcttaggtccaaaacacactgcagaaattatccagtttgagaccactttaactgcccttgctcaatgctagggaattctgggaactgtagttttgtgagacatttagccttctctgccagaaagagctctggtgacacaaactacaattcccaggattccctagcactgagccagggcaattaaagcggtctcaaactggaatatttctgcagtgtgttttggaccactgccTTAAATGCTGAATTTCTTTGCTATTTGGATACCACCTATTTTAAATTCACAAACAGAAAACCAGAACATCACTGTTTCATAGAAAGCTAGTTACATCATG
It includes:
- the ATF4 gene encoding cyclic AMP-dependent transcription factor ATF-4, with translation MSFSNTEMLLGDFLSPFNQPCLVAEESLGLLDDYLEVAKNLSSHGFSSDKAKVGSSNWLAVDSLNNGADNSQEDAFSGMDWMVEKMDLKEFDFDALLGIDDLESTISPDELTATLEDTCDLLDPPIQEIPIEETLLIPEQIIHSPISPTGADEMAPLTSLFAFPLSPESLITTADHSFSLELGDEVDVLEGERKAEAHILVVVIPKCEGEDEVHSDNDSGICMSPESYLGSPQQSPTTSVSSVSDVQSVKPLLVSVHPKPYDSPAEKVASFKIKSEKRIDKKLKKMEQNKTAATRYRQKKRAEQEALSGECRELEQKNEALREKADSLSKEIQYLKDLIEEVRKAKSKKVKVPE
- the RPS19BP1 gene encoding active regulator of SIRT1, which translates into the protein MSVSLLRKGLELLETAGESTPRAKKAASASQPNKQSLKKSMRRKKWLGSGRNQATVKGKVIKSAVEEYRKCQAVDHFQENLQYMMSSQFVTDNTVTQKVLAQNRGRKARDRPREEAKKKPEGTVFTEEDFQQFEREYFGGAGAV